A window of the Archocentrus centrarchus isolate MPI-CPG fArcCen1 chromosome 17, fArcCen1, whole genome shotgun sequence genome harbors these coding sequences:
- the LOC115795609 gene encoding uncharacterized protein LOC115795609 — protein sequence MGLQHVFVLHGKDLHLDVEKPVVLDETTDLFWRFNTKNNIVKITPERKTVLINIYKGRVEFGQNYSLLLKNVQHSDSGDYTAVTVGGQEQRVAEYKVTVQDPVSPVNLTVTNSSDSCNITVTCSTVDLKISRTFRCDAQNCSQVEEKSLNTTKTFSSLIVYLQQDTIVCNHSNQVSWKHSKVTKLQCEPKPASDGVSLCVVKTVVFCVGLIIMVFAVISVHVMEKIKKKE from the exons ATGG ggCTCCaacatgtgtttgtgctgcatgGAAAAGACTTACACCTGGATGTAGAGAAACCTGTTGTACTTGACGAAACAACAGATTTATTCTGGAGATTTAATACCAAAAACAATATTGTTAAAATCACTCCTGAAAGAAAGACAGTTCTCATTAACATCTATAAAGGAAGGGTTGAGTTTGGACAAAATTACTCTCTGTTATTAAAGAATGTACAACACAgtgacagtggagattatactGCAGTCACAGTTGGGGGACAAGAGCAAAGGGTAGCTGAGTACAAGGTCACAGTCCAAG ATCCAGTGTCTCCAGTTAATCTGACAGTGACCAACAGCTCAGACTCCTGTAACATCACTGTGACCTGCAGCACAGTGGACTTAAAGATCAGCAGAACTTTTAGATGTGATGCCCAAAACTGCTCTCAGGTGGAAGAAAAGAGTCTGAACACCACAAAAACCTTTTCCTCTCTGATTGTTTACCTGCAGCAAGACACCATCGTTTGTAACCATAGCAACCAAGTGAGCTGGAAACACAGCAAGGTGACCAAACTGCAGTGTGAGCCAAAGCCAG CTTCAGATGGTGTTTCCCTCTGCGTGGTGAAGACAGTCGTCTTCTGTGTCGGTCTGATCATCATGGTGTTTGCTGTCATCAGTGTGCACGTCATGGAGAAGATTAAGAAGAAAGAATAA